Part of the Varibaculum massiliense genome is shown below.
GAGTGGGATTTAAAGGAATCGGGTTCACATGCGCCCAGCCATGCCCGCGAGCATTAAGTAAATCTGCCAGCAGCCCCGCCCTCCAAACTTGATCATTCATATTCTTGATCAGGGCGTATTCGATGGAGACTCGCCTACCGGTAGCTTGAAAATACTGGTAGGCGGCATCTAAGAGTTCGCTAACCTTGAACCTAGAATTTACCGGAATCAACTGGTCACGCAATTCGTCATCGGGGGCATGCAGCGAAATCGCCAAGGTCAGCGGGATTTTTTCTTCCGTCAGTTTTTTGATTCCCGGCACCAGTCCCACGGTCGAAACCGTGATTCCCCGCGCCGACATCCCGAATCCTTCCGGGGGCTCAGCGATCAGACGGCGCACCGCGCCTAGCACTGCCCGATAGTTCACCATCGGCTCGCCCATCCCCATAAACACCACGTTGGAGAGGTGGCAGGGATCCCCGCCCAGTTCGCCCTCCTCGCAGGCTTTACGTGCCAGACGCACCTGTTCCACGATTTCCGCGGTAGAAAGATTACGGGTCAGCCCCATTTGCCCCGTGGCACAAAACGGGCAGGCCATTCCGCATCCCACTTCGCATGAAATACACAAGGTGGCGCGGGAAGGATAGCGCATCAGCACTGATTCCACTTCGGCACCATCAAAAAGCCGCCACAGGTATTTGCGGGTCATTCCTTGGTCACCGCTACGTACCACTACTTGCTCAATCAGGGGCGGAAAAGCCAGATCCGTGAGTTTTTCGCGCCCATTTGCGGGCAGATCCGACATTTGCTGCGGATCAGTTGTCAGATGCGTGAAATAGTGGCGCGATAACTGGTCAGCGCGAAAAGCCGGAAAACCGGCCTCTTTTAGCATTTTTTTGCGCCCCGCCAAATCAAAATCCGCTAAATGTACCTGCGGTTTTACCCGCTTGGTTGCTTGAAAACGTAGCACCGGACGCGCATCCGGGCTTCTGGCGCCTTCGGGGGCTTGATCCGTGGGCATTACTTGGGCAGGATCG
Proteins encoded:
- the rlmN gene encoding 23S rRNA (adenine(2503)-C(2))-methyltransferase RlmN; the encoded protein is MRRARPRRDPAQVMPTDQAPEGARSPDARPVLRFQATKRVKPQVHLADFDLAGRKKMLKEAGFPAFRADQLSRHYFTHLTTDPQQMSDLPANGREKLTDLAFPPLIEQVVVRSGDQGMTRKYLWRLFDGAEVESVLMRYPSRATLCISCEVGCGMACPFCATGQMGLTRNLSTAEIVEQVRLARKACEEGELGGDPCHLSNVVFMGMGEPMVNYRAVLGAVRRLIAEPPEGFGMSARGITVSTVGLVPGIKKLTEEKIPLTLAISLHAPDDELRDQLIPVNSRFKVSELLDAAYQYFQATGRRVSIEYALIKNMNDQVWRAGLLADLLNARGHGWAHVNPIPLNPTPGSIWTASESHAQAEFVDTLESRGITTTIRDTRGQDIDGACGQLATKSRKERAGK